CACTCTTAAAGTGTATTTTTTGTGCATAAAAATCCATTTCTAATATGGTTTACGCCAAAATAAGTCCGAAATTTCCAAAATTATTGCATCGCATTTAGCTTGGTATTTTAAGATTGTGAATACAAATTCATTAACTGTGAATAATAGTAAAGGCAAAATCGAGACTAGTACTTAGTCATACAACTGCAATTCGTGTTACTAAAAATTGCGAATAGATGCGATAGAAAAAGATAGGATAAAACAAGCAAAAACGCTGAAAGCCTTGTCATTATTAGGGTTTATAGGGATTTTGCGATAGATTACGAGAAGTTAAGAAAGGGTTGCTGGTGCCAGTGGTCGGACTCGAACCGACACGGTTATTCACCGGCGGATTTTGAATCCGCTACGTCTACCAATTTCGTCACACTGGCTTTTAGAAAGTAACAAAACGAGCGGAATTATAGAAATCTTCTTGACCTTATGCAAGCAGAAAATCGGGAAAAATTTCTGCTTGCGTTTATTTTCAGCAACTAGCTCAAATAAATACCAATTAAAACCGCAATGAATACCCCCATTCCCACATAATGATTGTTGAGAAAAGCGTTGAAACAGGCTTCTCGTTCACGTTGTTTGGTGAGCTTGCATTGATAAATAAATAAGGTTGCAGTGATGGCTAAGGCAATAAAATAAAGCACACCGAATTGTTCGACATAGCCAAATAGGCTTAAGACAACCAATGCGAGAAATTGCAGTAACGCAATAATCTTATTGTCGTATTGTGCAAATAAAATCGCAGTGGATTTCACTCCAATGCGTAAATCATCGTCACGATCGACCATCGCATATTGCGTGTCGTAGGCCACAGTCCAAAGCAAATTCGCAATGAATAAAAGCCAGCAAGAAAGCGGCAAACTTTCACTTACTGATCCGAACGCCATTGGGATTGACCAACCGAATGCTACGCCGAGCACCAGTTGTGGCAAATGGGTGTAGCGTTTCATAAAGGGGTATGCCATCGCTAAGCCAACGGCGATAAACGACAACCCAATAGTGTAGTGGTTTAACATCAGCACTAGCAAAAAGGCGATAGCAATCAACACGCCAAAGAGTACTTTCGCCTCCATTTCGGTGGCTCTGCCAGTTGCAAGCGGTCGATTTTGGGTGCGTTTTACCTTGCCATCAAAATGGCGGTCGGCATAATCGTTAATCACACACCCCGCCGCTCGCATCACCACCACGCCCGCTACGAAAATCGCTAAAATTGGCAACGGCGGTACGCCATTGGCAGCGGTAAACAACGCCCAGAGGGTTGGCCACAGCAACAGCAACATGCC
The nucleotide sequence above comes from Pasteurellaceae bacterium Orientalotternb1. Encoded proteins:
- a CDS encoding 4-hydroxybenzoate polyprenyltransferase; protein product: MKSHFTQDKWLAYMQLMRLDKPIGMLLLLWPTLWALFTAANGVPPLPILAIFVAGVVVMRAAGCVINDYADRHFDGKVKRTQNRPLATGRATEMEAKVLFGVLIAIAFLLVLMLNHYTIGLSFIAVGLAMAYPFMKRYTHLPQLVLGVAFGWSIPMAFGSVSESLPLSCWLLFIANLLWTVAYDTQYAMVDRDDDLRIGVKSTAILFAQYDNKIIALLQFLALVVLSLFGYVEQFGVLYFIALAITATLFIYQCKLTKQREREACFNAFLNNHYVGMGVFIAVLIGIYLS